From Primulina huaijiensis isolate GDHJ02 chromosome 15, ASM1229523v2, whole genome shotgun sequence, one genomic window encodes:
- the LOC140960154 gene encoding transcription factor MYB113-like produces MERVNALGIRKGAWSKEEDARLKKCVEQFGEGRWHLVPLRTGLNRCRKSCRLRWLNYLRPDITRGKFTQDEIDLLIRLHKLLGNRWSLIAGRIPGRTANDIKNFWNSRMEKKSGDGKGQPNQKNITKANIIRPRPLNFSTLMIPDHPGARLETDHDHQSNNKKDKLQPSSSINASLSSSSKEVDECIRRWSNLIDTEWDELEKDFPFVDDKGEEEGLICTGSKINPVGLMDDLRFDDVWEN; encoded by the exons ATGGAAAGGGTCAATGCTTTGGGAATTAGGAAAGGCGCATGGTCTAAAGAAGAGGACGCTCGGCTGAAGAAATGTGTCGAGCAGTTCGGAGAAGGAAGGTGGCATCTTGTCCCACTTAGAACAG GGTTGAACAGATGCAGGAAGAGTTGCAGGTTGAGATGGTTGAACTATCTCAGGCCAGATATTACAAGAGGCAAATTTACACAAGATGAGATTGATCTCTTGATAAGGCTTCATAAGCTATTAGGCAACAG ATGGTCGTTGATCGCTGGAAGAATCCCCGGAAGAACGGCAAACGACATAAAGAACTTTTGGAACAGCCGGATGGAGAAGAAATCAGGAGATGGAAAGGGACAACCAAACCAGAAAAATATCACAAAGGCAAACATCATCCGGCCCCGACCTCTTAACTTTTCTACACTAATGATCCCTGATCATCCGGGGGCTAGATTGGAAACAGATCATGACCACCAATCAAATAACAAGAAGGATAAATTACAGCCATCTTCTTCAATTAATGCGTCACTGTCATCTTCTTCAAAAGAAGTCGATGAATGTATTCGTCGGTGGAGCAATTTGATTGATACAGAATGGGATGAGCTGGAGAAAGATTTTCCGTTTGTTGATGATAAAGGGGAGGAAGAGGGATTAATATGTACAGGATCAAAAATCAATCCCGTGGGATTAATGGATGATCTCCGCTTCGATGACGTTTGGGAAAACTAA